A genomic stretch from Canis lupus baileyi chromosome 3, mCanLup2.hap1, whole genome shotgun sequence includes:
- the NPAT gene encoding protein NPAT isoform X3 produces the protein MKAKETSNDVPAIMSSLWKKLDHTLSQIRSMQSSPGFVANQRVRTRSGIAEIKRQRRLAAQAAPINSELLTLAYLSGQCTTTTTTTTTTPSTATQVIRPPGQISAPLRSNFVVVNHSQSQDIMATGEALNIIPGPQEKKTQATVMSPARRKSESQRKSNTLSGPHSTIRNFQDPNAFAVEKQMVIENAREKILSNKSLQEKLAENINKFLTSDNNIAQIPKQTDSNPTEPETSIDELLGLQSEIHMSEEAIQDILEQTESDPAFQALFDLFDYGKSKNNKNISQGISSQHLETNSSVVLADETTLAVKGSFETELSGDQSGQPSFCASYQNEDPSNALKNSSHHDELRQEAQEHFSQIGSSIQKKAFKTVAPNGQKCNLDIAFESVPHLNDFNQRVNSDAECNQRCAELYTHQMSTEGAMAMEVGKNSLLTDVSHESPLQPDESGIPITSFVPLGGETNSENLILSGKSSQLLSQNIPLSGNTSKTNQFCESSNNTARLKTNLPGSKSPDPGEMQSKTEIHSMLPVASQQHADCQDNSSLQSKTLPVSVESSSLTVPEQVDIRLENSVSSVKQPSDDSSTPKLKPTEKQETQPFKSEKVAIDSHEPSTLKEDGDSIFLNLGESGNHGDVTVIAPEGNPVEDKHSLPSESVCSSVGDSQPESQNTSDKPAVDNSADIDASNIVSLKIIISDDPFVSSDTELNSAVSSISGENLPTIILSSPTKSPSKNAELVKCLSPEETACAVTSAERLGDSASVEQSLLALKPEDSVINNTQNEGSVTFSASVTPCVSKDGGYIQLMPATSTTFGNSNNILIATCVTDPTALGTTVSQSNVVVLPGNSAPVSAQPPLPQLQTPPRSNSVFTINQTVSPSFSQGSAIIIASPVQPVLQGMVGMIPVSVVGQNGNTFPAPPQQVLHMPLAAPVCRSIPQFPIPPKSQKTQAQRNKPCTELYTLSQECFSLLIISFIIPGKQVNNLVDSPSHLVGCHTQRTEVSDKNMATDLGKKLEEMTVPFSLESIVPTSKPFESHRRVLCFDSTAPPVAITQGTHHKVVSQNKERNDISFPNLESPIVSSTLKPPSTNALKRERERPPLPKILSKSETANSRHTTIKETQSEKKVSPTETVLESFHKATANKENELCSDVERQKNPETSKLSNGQQNGGLRNEKTVVASLQELTKKQGTSSNSKNVIAVGSAVKDPKQEQSKCASSLITPLTKHSTEMLPDGQWHSPVNRLPDSSDLPVPRTSGSGAGDRPKEDPRDGIKVPSSRRFGEDSSTPKVTVPPVNPDLPACSPASETGSENSVSMAAHTLMILSRAAISRTASTTPLKDNTQQFRASSRSTTKKRKIEELDERERTSRTSNKNLANSSLPMKKKKIKKKKLPSSFPAGMDVDKFLLSLHYDE, from the exons ATGAAAGCAAAAG AAACGTCAAATGATGTCCCAGCAATTATGTCATCTCTGTGGAAGAAGTTAGACCACACACTTTCTCAGATCAG gAGCATGCAAAGTTCCCCAGGGTTTGTTGCCAATCAGAGAG TCCGAACAAGAAGTGGAATTGCAGAAATCAAGCGACAGAGGAGACTTGCAGCTCAAGCAGCTCCTATCAATTCAGAGCTGCTGACTTTAGCGTATCTTTCAGGACAatgtactactactactactactactactactactccTTCAACAGCTACACAGGTTATACGGCCACCTGGCCAGATTTCAGCTCCCTTGAGGTCAAATTTTGTAGTGGTCAACCATTCACAGTCACAAGACATTATGGCCa CTGGAGAGGCTTTAAATATCATTCCTGGTCCTcaggaaaagaaaactcaggCCACTGTAATGTCTCCTGCTAGACGCAAAAG tGAATCTCAAAGGAAAAGTAACACTTTGTCTGGGCCTCATTCAACAATACGGAATTTCCAAGATCCAAATGCATTTGCAGTAGAAAAA CAAATGGTTATTGAAAATGCACgggaaaaaatattaagtaacaaATCTCTTCAAGAAAAGCTTGcagaaaacattaataaatttttGACTAG CGACAACAATATTGCTCAAATACCTAAGCAAACAGACAGCAACCCTACGGAACCAGAGACTTCAATTGATGAACTCCTGGGACTTCAG AGTGAAATCCATATGTCTGAGGAAGCTATACAGGATATATTAGAACAAACAGAATCAGATCCAGCATTTCAGGCCCTCTTTGATCTCTTTGACTATG GTAaatcaaagaataataaaaatatatcacaagGTATTTCCAGTCAGCATCTGGAAACCAATTCCAGTGTAGTCTTAGCAGATGAAACTACTCTAGCAGTTAAAGGTTCTTTTGAAACAGAACTGTCTG GTGATCAGTCTGGGCAGCCCTCATTTTGTGCATCCTATCAAAATGAAGACCCCTCAAATGCTTTGAAGAATAGCAGCCACCATGATGAGCTTCGACAGGAAGCCCAGGAGCACTTTTCTCAGATAGGCTCTAGCATCCAGAAAAAGGCATTTAAAACAGTTGCACCTAATGGACAGAAGTGTAACCTTGACATTGCCTTTGAATCTGTGCCTCATTTAAATGACTTTAACCAAAGAGTAAATTCTGATGCTGAATGTAATCAACGTTGTGCTGAATTATACACACATCAGATGTCCACTGAAGGTGCCATGGCAATGGAAGTTGGAAAGAATTCTCTGTTGACGGATGTATCGCATGAGTCTCCCTTACAGCCTGATGAGTCTGGTATACCAATAACATCATTTGTTCCCCTTGGTGGTGAAACTAACAGTGAAAACTTAATTCTCTCTGGGAAGAGTTCTCAGCTTTTATCCCAAAATATTCCATTAAGTGGAAATACATCTAAAACCAATCAGTTTTGTGAAAGCTCTAACAACACAGCAAGACTTAAAACCAATCTCCCTGGTTCTAAGTCACCAGACCCTGGAGAAATGCAGAGTAAAACTGAGATTCACAGCATGCTGCCAGTTGCATCACAACAACATGCAGACTGCCAAGATAATTCTTCACTTCAAAGTAAAACATTACCTGTGTCAGTTGAAAGTTCAAGTTTAACTGTACCTGAACAAGTAGACATTCGTCTTGAAAATTCAGTGTCTTCGGTTAAACAACCATCTGATGATTCATCAACTCCCAAGTTAAAACCTACAGAAAAACAGGAAACTCAGCCCTTCAAGTCTGAGAAAGTTGCCATCGATTCACACGAACCTTCAACTTTAAAAGAAGATGGAGATAGTATTTTTCTGAATTTAGGTGAAAGTGGTAACCATGGGGATGTTACAGTGATTGCTCCAGAAGGTAATCCTGTGGAAGATAAGCATTCTCTTCCTTCAGAATCTGTGTGTTCTTCAGTGGGAGATTCTCAGCCTGAGTCCCAAAATACTAGTGATAAACCTGCTGTGGACAACTCGGCAGACATAGATGCATCAAATATTGTTTCTCTCAAAATTATTATTAGTGATGATCCATTTGTTTCCTCAGATACTGAACTAAACAGTGCAGTTTCTAGTATCAGTGGGGAAAACTTGCCAACTATAATATTGTCCTCTCCTACCAAGTCGCCTTCCAAAAATGCAGAATTAGTTAAATGCCTGTCTCCAGAAGAAACTGCATGTGCTGTCACATCTGCTGAAAGATTAGGGGATTCAGCATCAGTGGAACAGAGCCTTTTGGCCCTCAAACCTGAAGACTCTGTCATAAACAACACTCAGAATGAAGGCAGCGTCACTTTTTCAGCCAGTGTTACACCATGTGTTTCCAAGGATGGGGGCTACATACAGTTGATGCCAGCTACAAGCACGACTTTTGGCAATTCAAATAACATTCTCATAGCTACCTGTGTGACTGATCCAACAGCCTTAGGAACAACTGTAAGTCAGTCTAATGTGGTGGTGTTGCCTGGAAATTCTGCCCCTGTGAGTGctcagcctcccctgccccagtTACAGACACCACCAAGGTCAAACAGTGTGTTCACTATCAACCAGACTGTGTCACCCAGCTTTTCACAAG gatctgcCATCATAATTGCTTCTCCTGTCCAACCTGTACTCCAAGGAATGGTGGGAATGATCCCTGTATCTGTGGTTGGACAGAACGGAAAtaccttccctgcccctcctcaaCAG GTCCTTCATATGCCTTTGGCAGCACCTGTATGCAGAAGTATCCCTCAATTCCCCATCCCTCCAAAATCTCAGAAGACTCAGGCACAAAGAAACAAGCCCTGTACAG AATTATATACTCTCTCGCAGGAatgtttttctcttctaattatttcatttataattccaGGAAAGCAGGTAAATAATTTGGTGGATTCACCTAGTCATTTAGTTGGATGTCATACACAAAG aacTGAAGTATCTGACAAGAATATGGCCACTGATCTTgggaaaaaattggaagaaatgaCAGTTCCCTTCTCATTAGAGAGTATAGTTCCAACTAGCAAACCGTTTGAAAGCCACAGACGTGTGCTCTGTTTTGATAGCACTGCTCCTCCTGTGGCAATTACACAGGGCACACACCATAAGGTGGTGtctcaaaacaaagaaagaaatgacatttcattTCCTAATCTTGAGTCACCCATTGTGTCCTCCACCTTAAAGCCCCCTTCTACTAATGCTctcaaaagggagagagagagacctcccTTGCCTAAGATTTTATCTAAATCAGAAACTGCCAATAGCCGACATACCACCATAAAAGAAACCCAGTCAGAAAAGAAGGTTTCACCCACAGAAACTGTACTTGAATCTTTCCATAAAGCAACAGCTAATAAGGAGAATGAATTATGCAGCGATGTTGAAAGGCAGAAAAATCCAGAAACTTCAAAACTGTCAAATGGGCAGCAAAATGGGGGTTTACGGAATGAGAAAACCGTAGTAGCTTCACTGCAAGAACTAACCAAAAAACAAGGCACGTCCTCAAATAGTAAAAATGTCATTGCAGTAGGTTCAGCTGTGAAGGAtccaaaacaagaacaaagtaaATGTGCCAGTTCTCTGATAACCCCACTAACCAAACATAGTACAGAAATGCTACCGGATGGTCAGTGGCACAGCCCTGTAAATAGGCTCCCCGATAGCTCTGATTTACCTGTGCCCCGGACATCTGGCTCAGGGGCAGGGGACAGACCAAAAGAAGACCCTAGAGATGGTATCAAGGTCCCCTCTAGTAGACGTTTTGGTGAAGACAGTAGCACGCCCAAGGTAACCGTCCCTCCTGTCAACCCAGACTtgcctgcctgcagccctgccAGTGAGACAGGGAGTGAGAACAGTGTAAGCATGGCTGCCCACACCTTAATGATTCTCTCCAGAGCAGCCATCTCCAGGACAGCTTCGACAACTCCTCTCAAAGACAATACACAGCAATTCAGAGCGTCATCAAGGAGCACCACAAAAAAGCGGAAAATTGAGGAATTAGATGAACGTGAACGAACCTCTCGTACTTCTAATAAAAATCTTGCAAATTCATCACTCccaatgaaaaagaagaaaattaag aaaaagaAGCTACCCAGTTCATTTCCAGCTGGAATGGATGTGGACAAATTTTTGTTATCATTGCATTATGATGAGTAA